One stretch of Helicobacter jaachi DNA includes these proteins:
- a CDS encoding phage portal protein produces the protein MLKKLNPFIIFAPFFKKGTERQTKRYYAAPSLNPSLLERSELLNLALSSSFDTHIAQLRNQARALSVSNPIINGYFQTLEAEIFGDNGIILDLHSPNAALNKKIETLWTLWREQSQAQNLDFWNIESLSLLYLVRDGECFLYVSESEAGLKLTLIEPENIDTNINDEVKNIKQGIQFDAKGTPIFYFIENSDKKVEKVSAEHILHIFKPHAQSQVRGLTHLSAVIYPCYQKDKFKSAELKLARLKSEITAIATREEESFSIDSGKMFGNDEEPQDKHIIQEAQVGKINYLDDNVKLQFTEAHNATNMEFFIKQTDREVAKSLGISYSTLTGDLSDVNYSSIRHGGSEQRRVFRKMQHFIIRKLHNKIFEKWLINELKRGQINTKEYETALHNYTFKAQGWEYIDPAKEMSANKIALQTGQKTLMEILREKGKELDTHLEELKKEEEVYKQVAINQTLQGVKK, from the coding sequence GTGCTTAAAAAGCTCAATCCTTTTATTATCTTTGCTCCTTTTTTCAAAAAAGGCACAGAGCGACAAACAAAGCGTTATTATGCCGCTCCAAGCCTTAACCCTAGCCTTTTAGAGCGAAGCGAGCTACTAAATTTAGCTCTTAGCTCATCTTTTGACACACACATTGCACAGCTGCGCAATCAAGCCCGTGCGCTTAGTGTGAGCAATCCCATTATCAATGGATATTTTCAAACGCTAGAAGCGGAGATTTTTGGTGATAATGGGATTATTTTGGATTTACATAGCCCAAATGCGGCGTTAAATAAAAAAATAGAAACGCTATGGACATTGTGGCGTGAGCAGAGCCAAGCACAGAATCTGGACTTTTGGAATATAGAATCTTTAAGCCTGCTTTATCTTGTGCGCGATGGCGAGTGCTTTTTATATGTGAGTGAGAGTGAGGCAGGGCTAAAACTCACGCTTATTGAGCCTGAAAATATCGACACAAATATTAATGATGAGGTCAAAAATATTAAGCAGGGTATACAATTTGATGCAAAAGGCACGCCCATTTTTTATTTTATAGAAAATAGCGACAAAAAAGTAGAAAAAGTAAGCGCGGAGCATATTTTGCACATCTTTAAGCCACACGCTCAAAGCCAAGTGCGCGGGCTTACGCACTTAAGCGCGGTGATTTATCCTTGCTACCAAAAAGACAAATTTAAATCCGCAGAGCTAAAGCTCGCACGCCTAAAAAGTGAGATTACTGCCATTGCTACAAGGGAGGAGGAGAGCTTTAGCATAGATTCTGGCAAGATGTTTGGCAATGATGAAGAGCCACAAGATAAGCACATCATACAAGAAGCGCAGGTGGGCAAAATAAACTACCTTGATGATAATGTAAAGCTGCAATTTACAGAGGCTCATAATGCCACAAATATGGAGTTTTTCATTAAACAAACCGATAGAGAAGTGGCAAAATCCTTAGGCATAAGCTATTCTACGCTTACTGGTGATTTGAGTGATGTGAATTATAGCTCTATACGACATGGTGGCAGTGAGCAAAGGCGCGTGTTTAGGAAAATGCAGCATTTTATTATCCGCAAATTGCATAACAAAATCTTTGAAAAATGGCTTATAAACGAGCTTAAGAGAGGGCAAATTAATACAAAAGAATATGAAACTGCGCTACATAATTACACCTTTAAAGCGCAGGGCTGGGAGTATATCGACCCTGCAAAGGAGATGAGTGCCAATAAAATTGCGCTCCAAACTGGGCAAAAAACGCTTATGGAAATCCTGCGCGAGAAAGGCAAAGAGCTTGATACGCACTTAGAGGAACTAAAAAAAGAGGAGGAGGTGTATAAACAAGTAGCCATTAATCAAACCTTGCAAGGAGTGAAAAAATGA
- a CDS encoding major tail sheath protein: protein MPSKYGINVELINSSPTSYDIDNSRPIAIIGDDTKLNGLSVYNDVELALGAVGEGSVKNALLDLQATNLKTQIIISAFGKDAGEGEVIETQNANKAIAAITALKKSEQELSLKPKFLLCPEYNTSGVWEKLKQIATSLRAIYAIELTSSDEVGIKKELESIQTHRAIISFQKVQRIDKVTRGASVFLIALYAKIMASSDYGFAQTYSNRVIDGVIGIIDTIEYLQGEDCEADRLRAIGVTCIFIDNGIRAWGRHTRDTALGLESLHSIVIFDTIIDTLFESQKEAIDKQVADMIKQLQDDLDTFYRKLIANNVLVGYEISLPSDLNTNEAIAEGEIYIKQEMQEMPLISSVHNKIYRVTKYSQELVKEL from the coding sequence ATGCCTAGCAAATATGGAATAAATGTCGAGCTTATAAACAGCTCACCAACGAGTTATGATATAGATAATTCACGTCCAATCGCCATAATCGGCGATGATACTAAGCTAAACGGCTTAAGCGTGTATAATGATGTGGAGCTAGCTTTAGGCGCAGTAGGTGAGGGGAGCGTGAAAAACGCGCTTTTAGACCTGCAGGCTACTAATTTAAAGACGCAAATCATCATTTCTGCTTTTGGCAAAGATGCAGGAGAGGGAGAAGTGATTGAGACACAAAATGCAAATAAAGCCATAGCGGCAATCACTGCGCTTAAAAAAAGCGAGCAGGAGCTAAGCTTAAAGCCTAAATTCTTGCTTTGCCCTGAATATAACACAAGCGGCGTGTGGGAAAAGCTTAAGCAAATTGCCACATCTTTGCGCGCCATTTATGCTATTGAGCTTACCAGCAGTGATGAGGTGGGTATCAAAAAGGAATTAGAATCTATCCAAACGCACCGAGCTATCATTAGCTTTCAAAAAGTGCAGCGTATTGATAAAGTTACGCGCGGTGCGAGCGTGTTTTTGATTGCCCTGTATGCCAAAATTATGGCAAGCAGCGATTATGGCTTTGCGCAAACTTATTCAAATCGCGTTATCGATGGCGTGATAGGCATTATTGATACGATTGAATACTTACAGGGCGAGGATTGCGAGGCAGACAGACTGCGTGCAATAGGCGTTACCTGTATTTTTATCGATAATGGCATACGCGCGTGGGGTAGGCATACGCGTGATACTGCTTTGGGCTTAGAATCTTTGCACTCTATTGTGATTTTTGACACTATCATTGATACACTCTTTGAAAGTCAAAAAGAAGCCATAGACAAGCAAGTAGCAGATATGATTAAGCAGCTCCAAGATGATTTAGATACTTTCTATCGCAAGCTTATTGCCAATAATGTGCTTGTGGGCTATGAAATCTCCCTGCCTAGCGATTTAAACACTAATGAAGCTATCGCAGAAGGTGAAATCTACATCAAGCAGGAAATGCAAGAAATGCCGCTCATCTCAAGCGTGCATAATAAAATCTATCGCGTAACCAAATACAGCCAAGAGCTAGTAAAAGAACTTTAA
- a CDS encoding DUF5675 family protein produces MYQLIIKRTHISSQKDSAGELTTIGTYELKDAQGNVIFSGYSAENGTKSSDEALKDYRIMPRTYKLKWCFTKVAVPKSERFRNVPFEAWSDKVESKYHERYTKWGFKNAGLLLYTPELPSFENRTIYVHIGNSGKDTQACLLLGKGVSEMGITNSTEAVREFYEFVLKVGVENVEICINELAE; encoded by the coding sequence ATGTATCAATTAATCATTAAGCGCACACATATTTCTAGCCAAAAAGACAGCGCGGGTGAGCTTACGACCATTGGCACATACGAGCTTAAAGATGCGCAAGGCAATGTCATTTTTAGCGGATATAGTGCAGAAAATGGCACAAAAAGCAGCGATGAAGCGCTCAAAGACTATCGCATTATGCCGCGCACCTATAAGCTTAAGTGGTGTTTTACCAAAGTGGCAGTGCCAAAAAGCGAGCGTTTTAGAAATGTCCCATTTGAGGCGTGGAGTGATAAAGTAGAATCTAAATACCACGAGCGCTACACAAAATGGGGGTTTAAAAATGCAGGGCTTTTACTTTACACGCCTGAATTGCCCTCTTTTGAAAATCGCACTATTTATGTGCATATTGGCAATAGTGGCAAAGATACGCAAGCGTGCTTACTTTTAGGCAAGGGCGTGAGTGAAATGGGCATTACAAATTCTACAGAGGCTGTGAGGGAATTTTATGAGTTTGTGCTTAAAGTCGGCGTAGAAAATGTGGAAATCTGCATCAATGAGCTAGCAGAGTAA
- a CDS encoding phage tail assembly protein encodes MLKTFEKSQKTFTFRDGQAVLLKEPTLLQLKSARAKNDEVEQAKALLIDMSEGELTSEFLDSLPLGEWVRLSNEVSAFMGIDVKN; translated from the coding sequence ATGCTAAAAACATTTGAAAAAAGCCAAAAAACTTTCACCTTTAGAGATGGGCAAGCTGTGCTATTAAAAGAGCCTACACTCTTACAGCTCAAATCCGCACGTGCTAAAAATGATGAGGTGGAGCAGGCTAAAGCATTGCTTATTGATATGAGTGAGGGCGAGCTTACAAGTGAGTTTTTAGATTCCTTGCCGCTAGGTGAGTGGGTGAGGCTCTCTAACGAAGTGAGCGCATTTATGGGGATTGATGTAAAAAACTAG
- a CDS encoding baseplate J/gp47 family protein, producing the protein MIMPQFLTPLDFEKERAAILEDIKTQIDDVEFTLSDDYNILISCILYRLGLKIDEINYIIAQNYLEYSSGVYLDELVALLGLTRSKGSLPQAKIKIKCKDSTFLSKGTKLKSSDGASAYVLMDYALAAGENEVIVQGDKEGQWQTTILEIKNPLIEEVSMLSKFVIYEPSEDDSSLRTRFKNALASFSTAGSEESYTHYAKVSGVGKVKAFSPEKGVVKIVYFGENEGASELIKDNLAGNVPLTDKIIIQKIESTKINLDITLTLEKEANFSLLQEGIAKNISDFFAQVQIGEEVSHNKIISLCFIDDNILDAQVSAFKAIAQDSIYELESIHISKASV; encoded by the coding sequence ATGATTATGCCTCAATTTTTAACCCCGCTTGACTTTGAAAAAGAGCGAGCAGCTATTTTGGAGGATATTAAGACACAAATTGATGATGTGGAATTTACTTTGAGCGATGATTATAATATTTTAATTTCTTGCATCTTGTATCGCTTAGGGCTTAAGATTGATGAGATAAATTATATTATCGCGCAAAATTACCTAGAATACTCAAGCGGCGTGTATTTAGATGAGCTTGTGGCGCTTTTAGGGCTTACGCGCTCAAAAGGCAGCCTACCGCAAGCAAAGATTAAAATAAAATGCAAAGATAGCACATTTTTAAGCAAAGGCACTAAGCTAAAAAGCAGCGATGGTGCAAGCGCGTATGTGCTTATGGATTACGCTTTGGCTGCGGGTGAAAATGAAGTAATTGTGCAGGGTGATAAGGAGGGCCAGTGGCAAACCACCATTTTAGAGATAAAAAATCCGCTCATAGAGGAAGTAAGTATGCTCTCAAAGTTTGTCATCTATGAGCCTAGTGAGGACGATAGCTCCTTGCGCACACGCTTCAAAAACGCGCTAGCTAGCTTTTCAACTGCAGGAAGTGAGGAGAGCTATACGCATTATGCAAAAGTAAGCGGTGTGGGCAAAGTAAAAGCCTTTAGCCCTGAAAAAGGCGTGGTAAAAATTGTGTATTTTGGCGAGAATGAGGGTGCAAGCGAGCTTATAAAAGATAATTTAGCAGGTAATGTGCCGCTCACAGATAAAATCATCATTCAAAAGATAGAATCCACCAAAATCAATTTAGATATTACACTCACCCTTGAAAAAGAGGCAAATTTTTCACTTTTGCAAGAGGGCATTGCCAAAAATATAAGTGATTTTTTTGCGCAGGTGCAAATTGGCGAGGAAGTAAGCCATAATAAAATCATCTCACTATGTTTCATTGATGACAATATTTTAGATGCGCAAGTAAGTGCGTTTAAGGCAATCGCACAAGATTCTATCTATGAGCTAGAATCTATACATATTTCAAAGGCTAGCGTATGA
- a CDS encoding phage terminase large subunit family protein: protein MKLRAIFAKNIFIKPKLDLYEWSARYRILSQESSALFGRFEALSYQIEPMRAISDEKNREIILMWASQLGKSEILNNTIGYYIHQNPSTILFLLPTEDMAEDYSKRRLTPMFRDCKELGNLIYDRESNNTILIKNFKGGNLALVGSNSPSKLASKPIKVLIVDEVDRCENTKEGHSIDLAQKRTNTYYDRKIIKVSTPTIKGHSVIEAEYELSDKRKYFVPCPHCGFMQVLSFEFIKWEQKEDGTHDLDSVRYACVECGALWSEIEKNKAVNTGEWRATKEGENLKIGFHLNALYSPFFTLRDIVKDFLDSKDNPAKFQVFVNTIKAQSFEPPSVKFEDSELYNRREDYTPTTLPDDIIFITAGVDIQGDRIEIEFKGWGLGFENWGIAHIMLMGNTQQSDVWQRAYKELKNVFYTTSGRKLRSSICLIDSGYNKERVYSLVRLDSRFFATKGASESERKKEFIGASKKVEAGVRLFSIGTYEGKSEIFRLLRIKDKGAGYCHYAQSYTLEYFSQLTAEKLVKVKTASGYLTHRWEKIRERNEGLDLSVLCLAGAKLLKLDRLDIQKITQR, encoded by the coding sequence ATGAAGCTAAGAGCTATCTTTGCTAAAAATATTTTTATAAAACCAAAGCTTGATTTATATGAATGGAGCGCGAGATATAGAATCTTAAGCCAAGAATCTAGCGCGCTTTTTGGGAGATTTGAGGCGCTAAGCTATCAAATTGAGCCAATGCGTGCTATTAGCGATGAGAAAAACCGCGAAATTATACTGATGTGGGCGTCGCAACTGGGCAAAAGCGAGATTTTAAATAACACTATTGGCTATTATATCCACCAAAATCCTAGCACTATTTTATTTCTTTTGCCCACAGAGGATATGGCGGAGGATTATTCAAAGCGGCGATTAACGCCTATGTTTAGGGACTGCAAGGAGCTAGGCAATTTAATTTATGACAGAGAATCCAATAATACTATTTTGATTAAAAACTTTAAGGGCGGTAATCTCGCGCTTGTAGGGAGTAACAGCCCAAGTAAGCTAGCAAGTAAGCCCATAAAAGTGCTGATTGTTGATGAGGTAGATAGGTGCGAGAATACTAAAGAGGGGCACAGCATTGATTTAGCCCAAAAGCGCACTAATACTTATTATGATAGAAAGATAATCAAAGTAAGCACACCCACAATCAAAGGACACAGCGTGATTGAGGCAGAATATGAGCTAAGCGATAAGCGCAAATATTTTGTGCCTTGTCCGCATTGTGGTTTTATGCAGGTTTTAAGTTTTGAATTTATCAAATGGGAGCAAAAAGAAGATGGGACGCATGATTTAGATTCTGTGCGATATGCCTGCGTGGAGTGTGGCGCGCTGTGGAGTGAGATAGAAAAAAATAAAGCTGTGAATACTGGAGAGTGGCGCGCGACCAAAGAGGGCGAAAATCTAAAAATAGGCTTTCATCTTAACGCACTTTATTCACCATTTTTTACGCTGCGCGATATTGTAAAAGATTTTTTAGATTCTAAAGATAATCCAGCGAAGTTTCAAGTGTTTGTAAATACCATAAAGGCACAGAGCTTTGAGCCGCCCAGTGTGAAGTTTGAGGATAGTGAGCTGTATAATCGCAGAGAGGATTACACGCCAACAACACTGCCTGATGATATTATTTTTATCACAGCGGGGGTGGATATTCAAGGCGATAGGATAGAAATTGAGTTTAAAGGGTGGGGGCTTGGCTTTGAAAACTGGGGGATTGCGCACATTATGCTTATGGGTAACACGCAGCAAAGCGATGTGTGGCAGCGTGCGTATAAGGAGCTAAAAAATGTATTTTATACCACAAGTGGGCGCAAATTAAGAAGCAGCATCTGTCTTATTGATAGCGGTTATAATAAAGAGCGCGTTTATTCTCTTGTGCGGCTTGATTCGAGGTTTTTTGCGACTAAGGGAGCAAGCGAGAGCGAGCGCAAAAAAGAATTTATAGGCGCAAGTAAGAAAGTAGAAGCGGGAGTTAGGCTTTTTAGCATAGGCACTTATGAGGGAAAGAGCGAGATTTTTAGGCTTTTGCGCATTAAAGATAAAGGCGCAGGGTATTGCCATTACGCGCAGAGCTATACGCTAGAGTATTTCTCACAGCTTACCGCAGAAAAGCTTGTAAAAGTTAAAACAGCAAGTGGCTATCTCACACACAGGTGGGAAAAGATACGCGAGCGTAATGAGGGATTGGACTTATCTGTGCTTTGTCTTGCTGGCGCAAAGCTTTTAAAGCTTGATAGGCTAGATATTCAAAAGATTACGCAAAGATAA
- a CDS encoding phage major tail tube protein: protein MTFTPQAFTGGNVFIDGIGCLGILKSFEPPKLDYDTIEATASIGKYEKVLPSLKPMSAKITLSDINAALIAPLSTLLPKVVYVKKNMTSVGITQKDTQIIATMGGVVKVGELPSYEMIKEVEYSFEMAVYTFSYQVNKMPLIVYDVENSIFMIDGVDQFASIRKNIT from the coding sequence ATGACTTTCACACCGCAAGCCTTTACAGGCGGGAATGTTTTTATAGATGGCATAGGCTGTCTAGGGATTTTAAAGAGCTTTGAGCCGCCCAAGCTTGATTATGATACGATTGAAGCCACTGCGAGCATAGGCAAATATGAGAAAGTGTTGCCCTCCCTAAAGCCTATGAGCGCTAAAATCACGCTTAGCGATATAAATGCCGCGCTTATCGCGCCGCTCTCCACGCTACTGCCAAAAGTTGTGTATGTCAAAAAGAATATGACTTCAGTGGGCATCACACAAAAAGATACCCAAATTATCGCTACTATGGGTGGTGTGGTAAAAGTGGGCGAGCTACCAAGCTATGAGATGATAAAAGAAGTCGAATATAGCTTTGAAATGGCAGTTTATACTTTCAGCTATCAAGTGAATAAAATGCCTCTTATTGTGTATGATGTGGAAAATTCTATCTTCATGATAGATGGTGTCGACCAGTTTGCGAGCATTCGCAAAAATATCACATAA
- a CDS encoding RCC1 domain-containing protein — protein sequence MPTQDTQTQDTQTPATDSQELYARLDNLKRILESMPDSSVITAQTTQVLETKASELIKNIQQAAPNLYKKSYRLLQNVHLYRAIMVQEVLRDKEGNIARYGDVLMRGHSLSNVNTGAGRTHFSGFTRVALPKEIEFIEVYGGHNVFYALPKEGNFIYVWGVNTSGCAGSGDTNNIPVPIKISLDFRVKKIVCGKSQSTGVQSTLILSEDGRVYGAGTNAQGQLGIGNTINASTFTQSPYLKDIVDIELVSNGSYGYALAFDKEGSLWVFGHNASGNLGNNSTTNLQIPYKITFNAKVTQVAGSINSTNATSFILLEDGSIRGAGYNGHNQLSQANTTNSSVFIRILKQNGDDLSKITHIYPASYAGTCFALDSNKCLWSFGYGGYGYGDGRAGNNAMASIACEGVESLKYADNAYTRAVVKLISGNLTAFGYNTDSALGIGNVTNTREFMPIVLPNELQDYALYTLGAESHLVILCNDSIYACGSALDGSINITTNTLQPQI from the coding sequence ATGCCCACACAAGACACACAAACACAAGACACACAAACGCCCGCTACAGATTCACAAGAGCTGTATGCGCGGCTTGATAATTTAAAGCGCATTTTAGAAAGTATGCCAGATTCTAGTGTTATCACTGCGCAAACTACGCAGGTGCTAGAGACAAAAGCTAGCGAGCTTATTAAAAATATTCAGCAAGCTGCGCCAAATCTATACAAAAAATCCTATCGATTATTGCAAAATGTGCATCTTTATCGCGCCATTATGGTGCAGGAGGTCTTACGCGACAAAGAGGGGAATATCGCAAGATATGGCGATGTGCTTATGCGCGGACATAGTTTGAGTAATGTAAATACAGGCGCGGGGAGGACGCATTTTAGCGGTTTTACGCGCGTGGCACTGCCTAAAGAGATTGAGTTTATAGAAGTCTATGGCGGGCATAATGTCTTTTATGCGCTACCCAAAGAGGGCAATTTTATTTATGTATGGGGTGTAAATACTAGTGGTTGCGCGGGCAGTGGAGATACAAACAATATCCCAGTGCCTATTAAAATTTCGCTTGATTTTCGCGTAAAAAAGATAGTGTGCGGCAAATCTCAAAGCACAGGCGTGCAAAGCACACTTATTTTAAGCGAAGATGGGCGCGTGTATGGTGCAGGCACTAACGCTCAAGGGCAGCTAGGCATAGGGAACACCATAAATGCTTCTACCTTTACACAAAGCCCATATTTAAAAGATATTGTAGATATTGAGCTTGTAAGCAATGGTAGCTATGGTTATGCGCTTGCCTTTGATAAAGAGGGCAGCTTGTGGGTGTTTGGGCATAATGCAAGCGGTAATTTGGGCAATAATTCCACTACTAATTTGCAAATTCCCTACAAAATCACCTTTAATGCCAAAGTCACGCAAGTAGCAGGCTCAATCAACAGCACAAACGCTACAAGCTTTATCCTTTTAGAGGACGGGAGCATTAGAGGTGCGGGCTACAATGGGCATAATCAACTCTCTCAAGCCAACACCACCAATTCAAGCGTTTTTATCAGAATCTTAAAGCAAAATGGTGATGATTTGAGCAAAATTACGCATATTTATCCTGCAAGTTATGCTGGGACTTGCTTTGCGCTTGATAGTAATAAATGCCTATGGAGCTTTGGTTATGGTGGTTATGGCTATGGCGATGGGAGGGCTGGCAATAATGCTATGGCAAGCATTGCGTGTGAGGGCGTAGAAAGCCTTAAATATGCAGATAATGCCTACACGCGCGCAGTTGTTAAACTCATAAGCGGCAATCTCACAGCCTTTGGATACAACACAGATTCAGCACTAGGCATAGGTAATGTCACAAACACGCGCGAATTTATGCCAATAGTGCTGCCAAATGAGCTGCAAGATTACGCACTTTACACACTAGGCGCAGAATCTCATCTTGTCATCTTGTGTAATGACAGCATTTATGCATGCGGGAGCGCACTAGATGGCAGCATAAACATCACCACAAACACACTTCAACCACAAATTTAA
- a CDS encoding phage major capsid protein — MNLKNFSIDLHKKAINESDYTISFVALSEKPLIRRTGVLGDFYISIDTRNVIFNAKTFYLDHNVSFANAIGNIIEVKREGGDIKVKVQFHKDIEESKNAFIKYKKGLSNSVSVGFGETHIEELEPFNDCPHYFIKSGEVVELSAVWQGADPNAIIKEFAQQHTQGVFMPTQEQNITHAQGSQAQDTQESARIIELALACKQYEKGLSAIAQNMSYFEFSKSLLQEGSFTQNSMSKEPKERQLCFSLSNYAHNVASGDNAREIELQSGVNGYVIDNAFLNRFEATKSIDTTSTGFIPEYYREDKFIEQVFAQSSILSLCDKLTGLNGTLRIPRDTSDVKAYWVKEGEKTTTSKLSADSITLSPRTLKAKILITRQMLNMSPFALESFIIERLKLAIRLKLEEDLLYGGGSGDSDPITGIFNTSGVQSIENYFTDTNYKKTLEFGGKLSAANYSIADTHFATNSKGMVHLQATHYDADSDKYLLNERATYLAGYKYFMNNLIKDNHAIFGDFKNALVGTWGNLQVQALKDDEGDLVFTGFYDIGIELKRPNGFVIAKS; from the coding sequence ATGAATCTTAAAAACTTTAGTATAGATTTGCACAAAAAAGCCATAAATGAGAGTGATTACACTATTTCATTTGTAGCTTTGAGTGAAAAACCACTTATTCGGCGCACTGGAGTTTTGGGGGATTTTTATATCAGCATTGATACGCGCAATGTTATTTTTAATGCCAAAACTTTCTATCTTGACCACAATGTGAGCTTTGCAAATGCCATAGGCAACATCATTGAGGTTAAAAGAGAGGGTGGAGACATCAAAGTAAAAGTGCAGTTTCATAAAGATATAGAAGAATCTAAAAACGCCTTTATAAAATATAAAAAAGGGCTTAGCAATTCTGTTTCTGTGGGCTTTGGCGAAACTCACATAGAGGAGCTAGAGCCATTTAATGATTGCCCGCATTATTTTATAAAAAGCGGCGAGGTGGTGGAGCTTTCGGCGGTGTGGCAGGGCGCTGACCCAAATGCCATTATAAAAGAATTTGCACAACAACACACACAAGGAGTTTTTATGCCAACACAAGAACAAAACATCACACACGCACAAGGGTCTCAAGCGCAAGATACACAAGAATCTGCGCGCATTATTGAGCTAGCGCTTGCTTGCAAGCAGTATGAAAAGGGTTTAAGCGCCATTGCGCAAAATATGAGTTATTTTGAGTTTTCAAAATCACTGTTGCAAGAGGGGAGCTTTACGCAAAATAGCATGTCAAAAGAGCCAAAAGAGCGCCAATTATGCTTTAGCCTTTCAAATTACGCGCACAATGTGGCAAGTGGCGATAATGCCCGAGAAATTGAGCTGCAAAGCGGCGTAAATGGCTATGTGATTGATAATGCGTTTTTAAATCGCTTTGAGGCGACAAAAAGCATTGATACCACAAGCACTGGCTTTATCCCTGAATATTACAGAGAGGATAAATTTATAGAGCAAGTCTTTGCCCAAAGCAGCATTTTAAGCTTGTGCGATAAGCTCACTGGGCTTAATGGCACGCTTAGAATCCCGCGCGATACAAGCGATGTAAAGGCGTATTGGGTAAAAGAGGGTGAAAAAACCACCACTTCAAAGCTTAGCGCAGATTCTATCACACTAAGCCCGCGCACGCTTAAGGCTAAGATTCTCATCACGCGCCAAATGCTTAATATGTCGCCTTTTGCACTAGAGTCTTTTATCATCGAGCGGCTAAAGCTTGCCATACGCTTAAAGCTTGAGGAGGATTTGCTCTATGGTGGTGGAAGTGGCGATAGCGACCCAATCACTGGTATTTTTAACACAAGCGGCGTGCAGAGCATTGAGAATTATTTCACAGATACCAACTATAAAAAAACGCTTGAGTTTGGCGGCAAGCTAAGTGCGGCAAATTATTCCATTGCCGATACGCATTTTGCGACAAATTCCAAAGGAATGGTGCATTTGCAAGCCACGCACTATGATGCTGATAGTGATAAATATCTGCTCAATGAGCGCGCCACATACCTTGCGGGTTATAAGTATTTTATGAATAATCTCATAAAAGACAATCACGCTATTTTTGGCGATTTCAAAAATGCGCTTGTAGGCACTTGGGGTAATTTACAAGTGCAGGCGCTAAAAGATGATGAGGGAGATTTAGTTTTCACAGGCTTTTATGATATTGGCATAGAGCTTAAGCGCCCTAATGGTTTTGTCATCGCTAAATCTTAA
- a CDS encoding phage tail protein, which produces MKSCLNNQISPLLNALDVAFAHVIEPHFKLENHYFYNPKNASDTQMQLIANTFDINIKDEPAYMALKLLQKPILKKSKLGTYQGISEVIEPIFGKVEIQTHATQENIEPYSFEIRVKPNSTSIVNLKKAQKLINQYKPLRDSNNGIVVEMPTGYIDIYTSAHSHLRTTLSATKRLKATRAATIHCNPIAKWDLHI; this is translated from the coding sequence ATGAAAAGCTGCCTAAATAATCAGATAAGCCCGCTTTTAAACGCGCTAGATGTGGCATTTGCGCATGTGATTGAGCCGCATTTTAAGCTGGAAAATCACTATTTTTACAATCCCAAAAACGCCAGCGATACACAAATGCAGCTCATTGCTAACACATTTGATATAAACATTAAAGATGAGCCAGCGTATATGGCGCTAAAGCTCCTGCAAAAGCCGATTTTAAAAAAATCAAAGCTTGGCACATATCAAGGTATAAGCGAGGTGATTGAGCCTATTTTTGGCAAAGTAGAAATACAAACGCACGCCACACAGGAAAATATCGAGCCTTACAGCTTTGAAATACGCGTAAAGCCGAACAGCACAAGTATTGTTAATCTCAAAAAAGCTCAAAAGCTTATCAATCAATATAAGCCCTTGCGTGATAGCAATAATGGCATCGTGGTGGAGATGCCAACAGGATATATTGATATTTATACCAGTGCACATTCGCATTTGCGCACTACTCTTAGCGCCACAAAGCGCCTAAAAGCCACGCGTGCAGCTACAATTCACTGCAATCCCATAGCAAAGTGGGACTTGCACATCTAA
- a CDS encoding GPW/gp25 family protein, producing MYQLSIEENIKRILQTTKHTVPLCPNLGLSQDFIDKPLTQATLLQLKDEILEQIALYEPRINAKDISIEAREGILNIFITTQDTLLQINAL from the coding sequence ATGTATCAGCTAAGCATAGAGGAGAATATTAAGCGCATTTTGCAAACCACTAAGCACACTGTGCCGCTGTGTCCAAATTTGGGCTTAAGCCAAGATTTTATTGATAAACCCTTAACCCAAGCCACGCTTTTGCAGCTCAAAGATGAGATTTTAGAGCAAATCGCACTCTATGAGCCGCGTATAAATGCCAAAGACATAAGCATAGAGGCAAGGGAGGGTATTTTAAATATTTTTATCACCACGCAAGATACTCTCTTGCAAATTAACGCACTTTAA